One Streptomyces sp. R28 DNA window includes the following coding sequences:
- a CDS encoding glycosyl hydrolase family 18 protein has product MQGSSIKAKTGSKWTNTVRQQALQVPIVMLQEAGPEPPPRSDPQPSQTFTTTDSQGNTHQHTVLHHTWVVDSGYRNPIPTREVYFLQTDDDAQNPRRIGGRVNIALVLSEGPDELLVVGNPVDAGRNALGARFGGEWYFTFHGLSGGGGDSGPMIRAINDQVSALGTQRGVTYNATIGGDFNVEPGVLAQRPNLPQGMRIHGSGMATHQGGNQLDYFVTTNLNQDLPVTVRSDGDSDHRPVQSGQFNAAGPTPSPAAGPEIDELRVMAAGDGITVGVNSTDETGFRSYLDTIIKGLTTAVIGGATAATILFKRTDFVGEQRNGKRGDPDHMGFDGKGIDDIKAQTIPALQTLRPNMMTLIAGTADLTGGADGAATAGKMRDFVDAIHRTSPTTTVLLGTLPPSTNPTYQARIDAYNSALTTMAYAKMDGGARLVLVDLGSVTPEDITNEIYPTDAGYQKIAEAFGEGTRIAVLQRMISGRSYVWEPIGKIRDAAATGSKIAFPDLNGDGKADYAVVGTDGKVTGWRNDDPRKAAVSLGDISPADRGNNPALVNFADLDGDGKDDYIRILPAADSPTGIPAMRMSRNTSSGDKVSWDSATIVANNLTYEPELYFTDLDGDGRDDLITLDRMSFPTAWQNKGKGMPTEGGWKKVAGFATPGESRGAQVAFADITGDGKADTVRVEYTTGEVRAWQNTGAPWGVTAGWKSLGVIRADDPFQGTFGTFADLNGDGIEDFAMTRSGTTATASTKTVAKTAVKAAAASGAGDIEGWLVPSYGDGSRSDGGAGDLGVNGGVGDPMESHPGGDDGGTRPAASGDCRPEGLATTPGVATPYCKVYQSDGREWLGEGRGRRVVGYFNGGRTGADGTPHYLVKNIPWSKVTHLNYAFASVANNKIKVDSNATQKEWPGEVGAEMDPSLPYKGHFNLLTKYKRLHPRVKTLISVGGWAGSGGFYAMTTNADGSVNQGGIDTFSSSVVDFLRTYGFDGVDIDFEYPTVLEDTGNPADWAVSNPRRKGLPTTYAALMKTLRDSLNRASVADNKYYLLTSASSASGYLARGMANQTALDYQDFTNLMAYDYHGTWNDVVGPNAALFDDGKDPELADQYATPEYGKIGYFNTSWAMKYMRGAMQAGRVNIGVPYYTRGWQNVTDGTNGLWGKSQKPNGCEPGTGIKRPCGDGAFGIDNIWHDETNNGSELGSGTNPLWHTKNLEKNITPVYARSVGLKPETDVTDRRTGQYTRHWDDTTKTSWLWNAEKKVFLSTEDEQGIDAVTDLVKSTGAGGVMMWELGGDYACPADVQPDTPCGMGYTLTTRLNEKLGNIGAYSNSLRAGTGGAAPTVTANVSVEMVNYPTATANLWPLQPTVRITNNTGRTLGGGKDTKLSFDIPASTSPLVKDANWQTGAQGGQWQLAAGSTFHRVSTTLDYCQIIPAGKSLDLPIIYFLPITGPVNTSLSIGGTAYAPVTDNLKGLGTATPPAGGCSAGNWDSTKVYSPASQPIEQTTVKYNGKVWKAKWETKGSAPGTGADADHEPWKLIGAAS; this is encoded by the coding sequence ATGCAGGGGTCCAGTATCAAGGCGAAGACCGGCAGCAAGTGGACCAACACGGTCCGGCAACAGGCGTTGCAGGTGCCGATCGTGATGCTTCAGGAGGCCGGCCCGGAGCCTCCTCCGCGCAGCGACCCACAGCCCAGCCAGACCTTCACCACGACCGACAGCCAGGGCAACACACATCAGCACACCGTGCTGCACCACACCTGGGTCGTCGACTCCGGTTACCGCAATCCCATCCCGACCCGTGAGGTCTACTTCCTGCAGACCGACGACGACGCGCAGAACCCGCGCCGGATCGGCGGCCGGGTCAACATCGCGCTCGTCCTGAGCGAGGGGCCGGACGAGCTGCTCGTCGTCGGCAACCCGGTCGACGCCGGCCGGAACGCGCTCGGCGCGCGGTTCGGAGGCGAGTGGTACTTCACCTTCCACGGCCTGTCCGGCGGTGGCGGTGACTCCGGGCCGATGATCAGGGCCATCAACGACCAGGTCTCGGCCCTCGGGACCCAGCGTGGTGTCACTTACAACGCGACGATCGGTGGCGACTTCAATGTCGAGCCGGGGGTCCTGGCCCAGCGCCCGAACCTCCCGCAGGGCATGCGGATCCACGGCTCGGGCATGGCGACCCACCAGGGCGGTAATCAGCTCGACTACTTCGTCACCACCAATTTGAACCAGGATCTGCCGGTCACCGTCCGGTCCGACGGCGACTCCGACCACCGGCCGGTCCAGTCCGGCCAGTTCAACGCGGCCGGACCCACTCCGTCGCCCGCCGCCGGCCCGGAGATCGACGAGCTCCGGGTGATGGCGGCCGGTGACGGGATCACGGTCGGTGTGAACAGTACCGACGAGACCGGCTTCCGGAGCTACCTGGACACCATCATCAAAGGCCTGACCACTGCGGTGATCGGTGGCGCCACAGCGGCCACTATCCTCTTCAAGCGCACGGATTTCGTCGGTGAGCAGAGGAACGGCAAGCGCGGCGACCCCGACCACATGGGCTTCGACGGCAAGGGCATCGACGACATCAAGGCCCAGACGATCCCCGCGCTGCAGACGCTGCGGCCGAACATGATGACCCTGATCGCGGGCACGGCCGACCTGACCGGCGGCGCCGACGGCGCCGCGACGGCCGGGAAGATGCGGGACTTCGTGGACGCGATCCACCGGACCTCGCCGACGACCACGGTCCTGCTCGGGACCCTGCCGCCGTCGACGAACCCGACGTACCAGGCCCGGATCGACGCTTACAACAGCGCGCTCACCACGATGGCCTACGCCAAGATGGACGGCGGCGCACGGCTGGTGCTGGTCGACCTGGGCTCGGTCACCCCGGAGGACATCACCAACGAGATCTACCCGACCGACGCCGGCTACCAGAAGATCGCGGAGGCCTTCGGCGAAGGCACTCGGATCGCGGTCCTGCAGCGCATGATCAGCGGCCGCTCGTACGTCTGGGAGCCGATCGGCAAGATCCGGGACGCCGCCGCGACCGGCTCGAAGATCGCCTTCCCCGACCTGAACGGCGACGGCAAGGCCGACTACGCGGTGGTCGGCACGGACGGCAAGGTCACCGGCTGGCGCAACGACGACCCGCGCAAGGCCGCGGTCTCGCTGGGCGACATCAGCCCGGCCGACCGCGGAAACAACCCGGCGCTGGTCAACTTCGCCGACCTGGACGGTGACGGCAAGGACGACTACATCCGGATCCTGCCGGCGGCCGACTCGCCGACCGGCATCCCCGCGATGCGGATGTCGCGGAACACCAGCAGTGGCGACAAGGTCAGCTGGGACAGCGCGACGATCGTCGCGAACAACCTCACCTACGAGCCGGAGCTGTACTTCACCGACCTCGACGGTGACGGCCGCGACGACCTGATCACGCTGGACCGGATGAGCTTCCCGACCGCCTGGCAGAACAAGGGCAAGGGAATGCCGACCGAGGGCGGCTGGAAGAAGGTCGCGGGTTTCGCCACTCCGGGTGAGTCGCGCGGCGCGCAGGTCGCCTTCGCCGACATCACCGGTGACGGCAAGGCCGACACGGTCCGGGTCGAGTACACCACCGGTGAGGTCCGGGCCTGGCAGAACACCGGCGCTCCGTGGGGCGTCACCGCCGGCTGGAAGTCGCTGGGCGTGATCCGCGCCGACGATCCGTTCCAGGGCACCTTCGGCACCTTCGCCGACCTGAACGGCGACGGGATCGAGGACTTCGCCATGACCCGCTCCGGTACGACGGCGACGGCGTCGACGAAGACCGTCGCCAAGACGGCCGTCAAGGCGGCCGCGGCGAGTGGTGCCGGTGACATCGAGGGCTGGCTGGTGCCGAGCTACGGCGACGGCAGCCGCAGCGACGGCGGTGCCGGTGATCTCGGTGTCAACGGCGGTGTAGGTGACCCGATGGAGTCGCACCCCGGTGGCGACGACGGCGGTACGCGGCCGGCCGCGTCCGGCGACTGCCGGCCGGAGGGTCTGGCGACCACGCCGGGCGTGGCGACGCCGTACTGCAAGGTCTATCAGAGCGACGGCCGGGAATGGCTCGGCGAGGGCCGGGGCCGTCGGGTCGTGGGCTACTTCAACGGTGGCCGCACGGGCGCCGACGGCACGCCGCACTACCTGGTGAAGAACATCCCGTGGTCGAAGGTGACCCACCTCAACTACGCGTTCGCGTCGGTGGCGAACAACAAGATCAAGGTCGACTCGAACGCCACCCAGAAGGAGTGGCCCGGCGAGGTCGGCGCCGAGATGGATCCCTCGCTGCCCTACAAGGGACACTTCAACCTGCTGACGAAGTACAAACGCCTGCACCCGCGGGTGAAGACGCTGATCTCGGTCGGTGGCTGGGCCGGTTCCGGTGGCTTCTACGCGATGACCACCAACGCCGACGGCTCGGTCAACCAGGGCGGGATCGACACGTTCTCGAGCTCGGTCGTGGACTTCCTGCGGACCTACGGGTTCGACGGTGTCGACATCGACTTCGAGTACCCCACGGTCCTCGAGGACACCGGCAATCCGGCCGACTGGGCGGTGTCGAACCCGCGTCGCAAGGGCCTGCCCACGACGTACGCCGCGTTGATGAAGACACTGCGGGACTCGCTGAACCGGGCTTCGGTCGCGGACAACAAGTACTACCTGCTCACCTCGGCGTCGTCGGCCTCCGGCTACCTGGCCCGCGGTATGGCGAACCAGACCGCGCTGGACTACCAGGACTTCACCAACCTGATGGCCTACGACTACCACGGCACCTGGAACGACGTCGTGGGTCCGAACGCGGCGCTGTTCGACGACGGCAAGGACCCGGAACTGGCCGACCAGTACGCCACCCCGGAGTACGGGAAGATCGGGTACTTCAACACCAGTTGGGCGATGAAGTACATGCGTGGCGCGATGCAGGCCGGGCGCGTCAACATCGGTGTGCCCTACTACACGCGCGGCTGGCAGAACGTCACCGACGGTACGAACGGTCTGTGGGGCAAGTCGCAGAAACCGAACGGCTGCGAGCCGGGTACGGGCATCAAGCGGCCGTGCGGTGACGGTGCCTTCGGCATCGACAACATCTGGCACGACGAGACCAACAACGGCAGCGAGCTCGGCTCCGGGACGAACCCGCTGTGGCACACCAAGAACCTGGAGAAGAACATCACGCCGGTCTACGCTCGCAGCGTCGGGCTGAAGCCGGAGACCGACGTCACCGACCGGCGCACGGGCCAGTACACCCGGCACTGGGACGACACGACGAAGACGTCGTGGTTGTGGAACGCCGAGAAGAAGGTGTTCCTGTCGACCGAGGACGAGCAGGGCATCGACGCGGTCACCGATCTGGTCAAGTCGACCGGTGCGGGCGGCGTGATGATGTGGGAGCTCGGCGGCGACTACGCCTGCCCGGCGGACGTCCAGCCGGACACCCCGTGCGGGATGGGGTACACGCTGACCACTCGGCTGAACGAGAAGCTGGGCAATATCGGCGCCTACAGCAACAGTCTGCGCGCCGGCACCGGTGGTGCCGCGCCGACGGTGACCGCCAACGTGAGCGTCGAGATGGTCAACTACCCGACCGCCACGGCGAACCTGTGGCCGTTGCAGCCGACCGTCCGGATCACCAACAACACCGGGCGCACGCTCGGCGGTGGCAAGGACACGAAGCTGTCGTTCGACATTCCGGCCTCGACGTCACCGCTGGTCAAGGACGCCAACTGGCAGACCGGTGCCCAAGGCGGCCAGTGGCAGCTGGCGGCCGGTTCGACGTTCCACCGGGTCAGCACGACGCTGGACTACTGCCAGATCATCCCGGCCGGGAAGTCGCTCGACTTGCCGATCATCTACTTCCTCCCGATCACCGGTCCGGTGAACACGAGTCTGTCGATCGGCGGTACGGCGTACGCGCCGGTGACCGACAACCTCAAGGGGCTCGGTACGGCGACCC